A segment of the Bdellovibrionota bacterium genome:
AGGGGGGCGAGATCCGAAGCGGGCGGCTGGAGCGTGAGCACCGGGGCAACGGTCTGGGGTTGGAATTCCGGCGGAGGCGGTGAGATCGATTGGGCGTCTTTGGCCGGATCGACCGGCTTCGCCACCTCCCGCTGCATGCGAGCCGGGGGTTTCTTCGAGGCACGGCGTTTTGGCACAACACGTCGTACTTTTGTCGCAGATTGAACTCTTTTCTTGAGGCCCATGTTGGGGCACTATATCTACCCCTGAATGAAAAAGAAGCCCTTATGTGCCAGACGACCATGATCAGCGTCAGTTCGCGGACCAAAGGGCCTTGATATTTTCGCACAACCCATGGAGTTGAGTTCCAGGGATGGAGGATACATGGAAACCGTAAAGAACATTTTTTCGACAGGTGCCGCTTCAGCTACAGAGCGAAAAACAACAACGCCGGGCACACGGCCTCGGAGTTCACGGCAGGCGGGGATGAGTTCCGTTGCTCCCGAAGAACGACAGCGAATGATCGCCGAAGCGGCTTACTTTATCGCCGAACGGCGAGGCTTTTGGGGCGGCGACCCCAACGCCGATTGGTTGGAAGCCGAATCGCAGATTGACCGTCTGTACAACTCGCGCTGAGCGCTTCTGTCTAGCTGAAGCGTCCAATTCGCCGGAACGAAACCGGGCGCCAAGGCGCCGGCCTCGTGTGATGAATACGGGGAATGAAGTTCCCCGTTGTCGCGCTGTTTCCGCTCGGCGTCACGCCGGTTCATGCCCAGGAGTCGTCCACGCCTGAACCCAAATCGGAAAATGTCGTCCAGGTCTTGGCTATCGGCGGCGATTAGGACGGCTTGCGCAGCATTTTCTCGACTTCGTTGATGTGTTCTTGTTCTTCCCGGATCATGTGCCGGGTGAACTCCTCCAGGGAGACGTGCTGGTCCGCCGCATATTCGAGCAACGAATGATAAAGCTTAAGCTGAGCCTTTTCGTGTTCGAGACTCTCTTTCAGGATGTCGTCGATATTATGTTTATGCGTTTCGAGAAGCGGGGCGATTTTCAAAGAGGGGTGTTCCTCCAACGCGGTGATCTGTTCCCCGATCTGCTGGGCATGTTGCATGGATTCGCTGGCTTGATCGCGGAGCCACTTTACGATCGGTATCCGGGCGTAGCCGAACACCATGAATGAATAATGCGTGTACCTGACCACCCCGGCAAGTTCATGCTCGAGAATCTTGTTCAATAGTTCGATGACCTTGTTCTTTTCCATGGCTTAAACTCCTCTCAAAATGGTTGGCGACGATTGTTCCCTCACTCTCAAATTCCCGCAAGAGGGAAACGGAACGGACCCCCCTATCGATAAATCTCTCTGCGGTGCCCGATTCGATATAGGCGAACCTCCTTCGCCATGTCATCAATCGTAAATAAAACGCGATAGTCCCCTTTGCGTAGACGATAGCCGTCCACACCGCTCAATTTCTTTACGCCAGGCGGTCTAGATTCCTTGGGGCCGCCAACCGACTTCAAACTTGACTCGTTGAGTGCTACTTTGCGGCCCCAAGGAATCTAGAAGAATGGCGATCGGCACGGATTTCAATTCAGTCTGCTTGGAATCATCCGCCCGTGTGAAACTGGGAAACAAAAGAATGCTGGCCAGAAGCGCCAGGAAGGCGCGAGAACAAGGGATCATCGTTATCTTTGTTACGCGGTTTTTCATATTCACTCCTTGTTCATGTAGCAAGAGCAACGGCTGTGCCAAGCGGTTGTGAGCGCGAGTGGGCTGTCAGGATCTTGTAACTGACGGAGAATTGTCAGCGTTCTGACAGACGTTCGCCTCAAACCCTCGTCGTTTATTGCAGTCACACCAAATTCTCGGTAAGTACGCGTGAATCTTGAGAAAGGAAGCCATGCGACATCTCCCCATCCTTTTGGCCGCTCTGATCCTCTTCGGTGCGGGTAATCTGCGCGCCCAAGGCGTGCGGGAAGGTACGTTCGAGCTGGGTCCTTACGTCGGCTACAGCTTCCCGGACCAATACGGCGGGGCCGAACCGAAAAACAATCTGCTTTACGGCCTTCGTTTCGGTTATTTCGTCGCGCCTCACGTTAGTTTCGAGCCGTCCTATCAAATGATTTTCACGGATACGAAGCTTGCCGCACCCCCGCAAGAGAATGTTCGTTTCAGTTCATTGCGATTTAACCTCCTCTATAATTTTCTCACGGAACAACGGATCCAACCCTTTGTGACCGGTGGAGTCGGTTGGGAAAAAACCGATGCGGGCGCACTGTTTGACTCCAATGATCTGGGAGTAAACGCCGGCGCCGGCGTCCGTTTCGTGATCACGGACTACCTGGCCGCCCGTTTGGACGGGCGGTTTGTCTACGCCGAGATCGATGGGCTGGGCGATCTTCGCCAATACAACTACGAAGGCGCTCTCGGAATTTCATTTCTCTTCGGCGGGCAGCCGGCGACCGATACGGACGCCGACGGTGTAAAAGATAAGAAGGATGAATGTCCCAACACTCCGGCGGGAGCGACGGTCGATGCGAAAGGCTGTCCGAGCGATGCCGACGGAGACGCCGTTCATGACGGGATCGACAAATGCCCCGATACGATCAAAGGGGCGACGGTCGATGCGGCCGGTTGCCCTGCGGACGCGGACAAGGATGGAGTGTTCGACGGCCCGGATCAATGCGCGGACACGCCTGAAGGAACCGCGGTCGATGAAAAAGGTTGTCCGAAAGACCAAGACGGCGACGGTGTTTTGAATGAAACAGACCAGTGCCCGGATACGCCGAAGGACACCAAGGTCGACGAGAAGGGTTGTCCCGCCGACACCGACGGCGACACCGTGACCGACGACAAAGATCTCTGTCCCGACACGGCTAAAGGAACCGAAATCGACGAAAAGGGCTGCCCCAAAGTCACGAAGTCGCGGGGAGTTCTCAAGGGCATTAACTTCAAGTTCGGAAAGGCGGAGCTGACGCCGGAATCGACAAAAATTCTGGATGAGGTCGCCGCCGAACTCACGGCATGGCCGAAAGTGCGGGCGGAGGTTCAGGGACATACCGACAATACGGGCCCGGTGGACGTCAATTTGAGGATGTCGAACGCCCGAGCCAAGTCCGTCATGGATTATTTGGTTTCGAAGGGCGTGGACGCTTCACGTCTGGAGGCCAAAGGGTACGGCATGAGCAAGCCGATCGGCAACAACAAGACGAAAGCCGGGCGCGCCCAAAACCGCCGCGTCGAACTCAATTGGATTGACTGACCGGACAGCTCCGCCGCTCGAAAAAATCGACCATCGGCTGCCGCAGGCGGCCCTGTTCGGTATTCATCAAGTGCCCGTGAACGGTGCTGGCGATAGGCCACAAGCATTTCGGCTCACCCGCCGCATCAAAAATGGCTTTGCCGAATTTGAAGGGGACGATCGGATCTTCCGTACCGTGCACCACCAGAATGGGGATGGGCGCCAACTCCAGTATCTTTTTTTTCGGACTGTGGCTGTCGGAAACCAGCAGGGCGCTCATCCACTGAAAAGGCCAGGTCAGCCAATAATCGGCCAGCTTTTGCCGGGCTATTTTCCGGTACGAAAGAAAAGAACTTTCAATCACGATGGCTTGGACATCCGTGCGGCCGCCCCAATCTTCCAGCGCGCGAAGAGCGATGGCGCCGCCCAGGCTTTGGCCGTAGACAATGACGGGCCCAACGGCGCGCCGCTTCACCTCGTTCAAGGCGGCCAGGGCATCCAGATGGACGCCGGCCGGGTAGGGGGCGCCCTCGGATTGTCCGTATCCGCGATAATCGAACGTAAAGAGATTGTAGCCGTAGCGGATGACCCACGCCGTGGAAAGGAAATGGCTCGTCATGTTCTCGGCATTTCCGTGAAACTGAATGACCGTCCCTTGAGAGGGAGACTTTTTGGACGAGAAAAACCAGCCGTGGAGGCGAGGTCCGTCCGGACTCTGGAAAAATACTTCTTCCGGTTCCGCTCCGGCTTTTTCGGAGGGGGTGAAGTACTTTTCACGGGACGGCTGGTAAAAGACGTTCGTACAGCCGGCCAGCGCCAGCATCAAGAAGGTAAAGATTGATTTCGTTCCAATCATTAAAAGTAATAATGAAGAGCCAAAAGCGCCTCGGCTCCGCGTTTGAACTTCGTGGCTTCGAGGCGGAATTCCGTGTTCTTGGTCCAGGCCAATCGTTGATCCAAACTGCCGGAATAATCGACGTCCGGGGCGCCGAGGGGAGAGTAATCAAATGATCCGCGGAGATGAAGTTTCCACCATTCGAACACGTCCACGAGGATTCCGGCCGTGGCCTGGGGGCCGAGGCGGAAATCGACTTCCGACCAGGGAGAGGCTTCAAAGTTGGCATTCGCGAAGATGTAATAGACTTCACGTTTCATGAGGTGCCGGTCGGTCGCGAGTCCGGCGCCGCCCCTTAAGAAAGCATCGTTGCAACGGCCGCAATCGTCATTGCGAAGCGTTTCCAGGCCGAAAGAAACATTCCAGGATGGTTTTACGATCAAGAGATCGGACGGATAAATCGAGAAGATGTTGATGAGCGCGGCGTCCTCCACGCGGAACGCCCTCTCTTTATTGTAGTAACGAAACGCCAGACGGAGAGCTTCGATCTCGGAATCCGCCGGATAGCCCTCGTCTCTGGCGAGCAAATCGTGGAAAGCGCCCCGGAATCGGAACTCCTCGAACGTGTCGTCTTTGTTGACGCCGAAAGAAGCGCCCACTCTTTTCGTGTCGTGTCCTTCATGGGGTGGCGTGGAAAGCGGCTCGCTCTCGACCGGCGGGTTATCCGGAAGATGGCTGCGCTCCTGTAAGAGCTTTCGTTGGAAGGGAGTTCGTCTCGTCCGATTCTTATAAAACAGATAATCGATGGCCGCATCCGCTACGAGAGCTTTACGTTCGGGTGCAAGCGAGGACAACTCAGGGTCGTCGAGCGAAAGTTCGCGGTGCACCAAACCCCGGAGTTTTTTGTCTTCCGAAGAGTTGAGTCCGGCCCGGCGCTGCTTAAGTTGGCTTAAAAGTGAGGGCCGGTACGTGATCGAACGGACCAGGCCGGCCTGTGACTGGATGCGCTTTACGGTGTCCGATGGAGCCACGAAAACACCCCAGTGATCTCGGAGCCGGAGTTTTGGATCGGCCACTTCGATGAGGCCGAGAAGGTGGTACGAGCAATTTTCATCAAAAAAATAGTAATCGAAATAGGAATGCCCGATTTCCCACAGGTGCTCGATGACCGGGCCGGCGCGTTCGGAGGGGATGTTCAGCTTGTACTCCCAAATATCCCGGCTTTCGAAATTCGCATATTCCTGGACCTTGAAATAATAGGGATAGACTGAAAATTCGCCGTGGTAACTGCCGATCAATCCCTTCACGGCGAAGAAGATCCCGTTGTCGTCTCCCGTAGCGCCGGCATAGTTGGTCGCATAGGCAAGCAAGTCAGGCGAGTCGCTCTCTTCGACCCGGTCGAAACGGACGAGGGTGTGGCCGAACATTGAAGCGGGGTTGTTCACATAATACGAGGAGAAGAGCAGCGAAAGGCCATGCGCGTCGATGTTCGATCGCCATTCCTCAAATCGCGGGCAGGGGTACTCCCGGAGGCGCGCGGGATCAAAATCGAGTTCTTTTTTCAACCAACCGTAACGTCCCCGGAAACGGCACTGGGGATGCTGTCGCTCCGGATTCGTTTCTTCAGGAAAGAAAAATGCGGTAAGCGTGGCATCCAGCTCGGCTCGCGGGTCTGTTTTCCCGTCAGACGCGAGAAAAAACGTAGGATCGTCCGCCTCGCTTTTAACGCCCCCCAGAAGCCTCGGCATGTAGCGAAGCAGCAACTGCCAATAGCGGCTGTCGGCCAGTTTTTTTTCACGGGCCCGGGCTTGAAGGTCGCTCAAGTAGACGGCAGTTGAGTCATCGCCGGCCGCAACCGCGCCGGTGAAAAGGGGAGCCAGAAGCGATCCCAAAAAGAAGATGAGCCATGCGGATGGTCTACACCGCCCGAACATGGCTCATCTCAGAACAGAACGAAGCTAAATTAGCTGTGGCAGGCTAGTTCCGCGTTCGAGGCGACTTCGCCCTTTACGGCGCCCAACAGCTCTTCGGGTGTTTCCGCTTTGCTGAATACGCTGTCAAACTTCGACTGCGTGAACTTTCCAAACTGAGCGCTGTCCTGACAGCCCAGTAAATGTGAGAAAGCGGCCAATGTTTCGCCCTGGCCTCTCGACATTTCGTTGGTCAGCGTTTCAAAGTTCATGCTGACGAACACTTCCTGCTGTTTGTCCAGTTTCACGGTTCCGCCGCCCGTGCAGTTGGACGTGCCGGAGGTGATGCCGAACGTCTGTGTACCGAACGATCCGTTGGTCGTGGCCGCGAAGACCTGGCTCACCTTCGAGTTTTTCTCGAACACCATGCTGCCCAAGCCGCAGCCTCCCATTCCATAGCCTCCTTTTCTCATGCCAAGCTCATCGGCGAACGCCGTCGACGTGAGGGCTACCGCCGCCAGCGTCAATAGTGCTAACTTCTTCATTAGATTCCTCCCGAGTAAGGGTTAAACAAAAGGTTGGCTTGCCACTATACGTTCAAGTTTCGGAAAGACAACGAATTATCCGGTTCTTGCCAACTGTTTGGAGCCCTGCGAAGATGCCTCATGACCAAACAGCTATTCTTAATTCTTTGGGTAGTCGTTGCCGCGAGTTCTTGCGGCGGTGACGGTGTAAGAAGCGGCGTTTACACGCTGGATTTCAGCAGCATTACCGAGACCGCGGTCGCCGACGGTGCATTGTCGACGACGCTGCCGATCAACAGCGTGACCTTCAAGGAGGATGTGGACAGCGCGACGGCCAAATTCGGGCATGTCCCGAAACACATGCAAGTGGTCGCCGCGGCGTTCGACTTGGATCCCTCCAAGAGCTCGGTGTCCGGATACGAACAGGTCTTTTCCGAGGATGTCGTTGTGTTTATCACCCCGACGGGAGGAAGTTCCGTCGATGTGGGGAGCAGGACGAAACCGACGGGGAGCGAAAGGCAGGACATCGGCGTGCAGTCGAAGGTCGAGGATTTCGATTCTGCTCTGACCACGTATTTCGATGGAGACTTTGTGGTCGGCCTTCGCGGGACGGCGGGGGGAGTGAACGCCGGCGATTTCAACGCCAACGTCACCGTCTATATTCAGTTCGAGTTTTTGGAGTGACGGCGGCTCGAAGTTCCTGAATTACGAGCGAGGGCGGGCCAGCGTAGAGGTGCACCGGATTTTATGCGCCGATTATATTCCCGCTTCATCTTCCCTCGCTTGCTGGGTGTTTTCTGCTCGAGGTCGTTTCTTGCGCGGTATCGGAAGGCGGTTTTGGCGGAGGCGAACGGCGAAGTCCTGGAGATCGGCTTCGGCACGGGACTGAACCTTCCCCATTACCCGGCAGAAAAGGTCGCCAAAATCACGGCCATCGACACAAACGTGGGGATGCGTAACCTGGCTCACGACCGCATGATGTCGTCTTCGATTCCGGTGGAGCATGTGTTGGTGGGCGGGGATGCGCTTCCGATGCCCGACAATTCGTACGACACGGTCGTCAGCACGTGGGTTCTTTGCAGCATCAAAGAAAACGTTCAGGGAGCGCTCAAAGAACTCTACCGGGTCCTGAAACCGAACGGAAAATTCATTTTTCTGGAGCATGGCCTGAGCCCGGATCCGAAAGTGCGGGCCTGGCAGGACCGGTTAAACCCGATTCAGGTCATCATCGCCGACGGCTGCCATCTCAACCGCGATGTGAAAGGACTGATCTCGCAGGCCGGTTTTCAGTTCGAGAAACTCCGCGAATATTACCTCGAAAAGACGCCGAAAGTGGGCGGGTACATGTACGAAGGGGTCGCGACGAAAAAATGATCCCCCGTGAAATTCGGAAAATAAACGATGGACATTAGCTCGGCCGCCGCACACATGAATTGTTGCCGGCGGGATGTGTTGGCTTGCCTATCGTCTTTGGCGAACACATGGTCGTAACCGGAGCGCGCGCCGCTAACGTCAGAAAATATACGGAATCAGTCCTCGAGTAGTTCGTTGGTACGCCTGGTATTGTTCACCGAATTCATCAAGCAACATCGCTTCCTCGACACGCATACGAAACAAGTACGCTGGGATGAGGATCGCGACCGTGGCCAGGCCACCCCACATGCTTTGCAGGAGTACATCAATTCCGACAAACATGACAATAGAGCCGAAGTAGCTCGGATGCCGGAGATATCGGTAGGGTCCGGTTGTGACGATGGTCTGGGCAGGCCGAATTTCTGCAACGGAAGAAAAGGCGGATCCGAGTGATGCAATTGACCACAGTCGCCACGACATTCCGACGAGCATCAAGACAAGGCCACCAAGCGACATTGGGTTCAGCAGTGAGGCCTCGGATTTGGAGAGAAAGGCCCGGTCGAGTACGGGAACTAGAAAACAAATAATGCCGGCGACATAAAGACAAAAGTTGTTCGCACCGCCGGTGGGGATTGTTCTGGCCAGTTCGGTGAATTGGACAGAGGGTTGCGTCGCGTTGATGACTATAGCGGCGAGCACAACGAGAATAACTCGTGGATCTCCTCGAGCGCTAGGGTCTAGAAGTATTGGGAGATAGAGAAGTACGCTGGCGAGGAGTACGCTCTTTGCAATGTGTCTGGCCGTCACTGGCATTCATTGCTCGGTGCTGGGCTTAACACCGGTAACGCGGAAAGAGTCTTTGGGACCTCGGTGTTGCCGCGCCCGAACTCGAGCAGCAATTCGCCCAAAGAGAAGAGCATTGTATTCACGAAAACGCGGGATCATAGCGCGCGTTGTTACCCAAAGAGACGTTTTTTCAAAGGGGACCCACTCGATTCCTTCAACGTATGAATAGTCTTCATCGCTTCCAAAATACAATGCCAAGGGTCGACCTAGTCGCCGGTAATGCTGGAGCGCAGCTATGACGAGGGCTCTCTTAGCGCCCGGAAGAAGGGCGTGCTTGGGATCAAAAGAGTATATTTGAAACGAATTGCCGAGGCTCCAAATATTGACTCCCTCCGTTACGCTTTCGCAGATGACGAACGCCACCGGTAGGGCATCGACTTCGGCGATGAAAAAGTGGCGATTCCGGTCGAGCCCGGCGCCCTTGTATTTCTCTCCAACGTCGGTCAGGTCTACTTGTTCAGTGACATAGTCGAAGGCCGTGCATTCCAGCGACGGGAGATGAAGTGACAAGAAGCGCGCAATCCGTTTGCGGTCCCATTTATTGGCTTCGCGCACAATGACTGATTCGGGGATGGTCAAATCTACGTTTCTTTTGAGAAGCGGGAATTGCAAAACGTCGTAGGAGCGGATGACGTTTAGATTTGGATCCGGATATGCGGACGCGAACTGATAATAATTCTTTTGGCTCCAGGATTCGTTGGCTTTCGTATAGGAGATCACGTACTCCGCATCCGTTTGAAGGAGAAAATCGCACATGGCTCCAAAGAGTTTCGGGGTCGCGCTCCGTTGATGACCATGGATGATGGCCAGGTGGTGTACAATCCACGTGCGCGAAAACAGGCGGGTTAAATGGAGGCCGGCGGAGAGGGCCTCCCCGCCTTCATCCACCGCCACGTTACGCGAGAGTTCTCCTCGCGATTGGTACAACCGGTCCCAGGTGGGTGGGGCGCTGTTTTGCATGAACGCGAGGGAGTCAGGTTCGACAAGCGCGGTGTATCCGGAGTTGTTGAAAAGTACCCAGACTTTGGAATACTGATCTGAGGTCAACTCGCTTGTTGTCGAATAACGGCGGGAGACCACAAAATTGAATAGCGCCCGCATCTGAGTGCGTTCATTGTTCTCAATATTTACTTTCAAGGAAAGCCGACCATCCGGCGTGTCTTCACAATGAATGACGCGGCCTTGGAGGGTGGTCTCAAAGCCGGGGCCTAGGGATAGCGTTATCCGGGGTAAAAAGACCCCCGCTGGCAGTATGGATTCTCGATCGTCTGTGATTAGGCTTACTCCGCGTTCCGTAAGATCTTCAACTTGTCCGGTGACATCAACGTCACGAAAGGAGTCGCGGAAAGTCGCAACGAATGTGTCGGTCGCTGTGACCGGAACTCGCGAGGTTAGGCGTCGATTCAGTTTGGCGAGCAAGTCTGGAACCGACACGTCCATGCGGCCGTTCTTCATTCCGATTAGCTTTGCGTAAAAGACATAAAAGGATTGAAAGAGTGTGAAATGAAAAAGGTACGGCTTTCCGACCAGTAAGGGTGGTAGGGGAAGTCCACTCTCAAAAAACAGCGAGAGACACGAGATTTCTCGAAGGAGAGAGGTCCGCCGGGGAATTCCCGGCCAGCGAAGTGTCTCGATCTGTAAAGTCACCGGAGCGTCGCTTTCGAGATCCCAAAGATCTTGGATTAGCTCTGCAATTGCCGCCGGATCGTTCACAAACTCGACATGGGGCTGATTCTTCTGAAGGCTTAGTTCTGGCAAAGGGACGGACGGGTTTCTGGCAAATGCGATTCCGCAAATAGCCCCCACTTTGGTGTTTGGATGCGGCTCTACCGTAAAATGACGGATTGCGCACGACGTATCTAGAATTTCGGCGGACCCGTCGAGGATGCGAAGGCGGGCGTTGTTACCTTCGGATGCGGTTATCGATTGACGAACGCCGTGGGGCAACGAATGAAGTGGTAAATAGAGGCCGAGACCGCCGATCGAGGTGTCCAGCACTCGACCATCAAAAGTTGCGCCGGTATCCAGTTCGCAGATCGCGTTTACACACCTCGTGGTTGGTGACCGCGGACCGAGACGTTTGTCAGCCGATACAATCATGTGCGGTGGCCTCTTCCCTTGCTACGCAAAAGGCGTGACAAGCGAGAAAGGCGTAACTTATTGAAATGTTTACCACGAATAAGGAGCGGAGACCAGGAGGCTGAGACACGCCCACCGCAGCTGCGGAACGAGTCCCAGTGAGGCAAGGGGAGACAGGACCATATGGCAGAGTCGCGTTGGTCCATATTGCTGAGATTTCGAGCTTTGACCCCGACTCGCCGAAGTTATTATATAATAGCTCTGTTTCCGCTTAGAGTTGTCGAATATCCCATCGGAGACGACGCCTGCTCATGTCCCCATTCGTCAGAAACTATATGAAAGATCTCCTTTTCTGGGCGGTAATTCTCTTCACGTTCGTGCCGCGCGTTGGCGTTTTCATCCTCGAGGCACAGTTGAACAAAAGAATCATTTCTGACTCGCTTGTCGATGGTTGGACAGTGCGCAATGAAGGCGGCTTAGTGATGAAAGATAACCTCACGTTGCCAAAGGACATGAGGAACATCCCTGGCTTTGGATCGCAAGGCACGTGGATCTTTGAAAAGGAAATCAAGTCGACGGTTCTTTCGGGACGGGAGCCTGCATTGGTCCTTGGACGAATTGCGGATGCGGATGTCGTCTATTTGGATGACTGTGAAGTAGGTCGAACGGGCTTGCGGATGGATGAACGGACGACGGGGTGGTGGTGGGGCGCTCTTCGCGCCTACCGGATTCCGCCTGGTTGCCGAGACCTCCACAAATCTAAATACCTTCTGCGGGTCCATGTGCGGAAGATTGGGGCCAATAATGCCGGAATATATGCAGGCCCTATGGGCACCGGCCAGTGGACGGAGGTCGAACCGTTCGTACGGTGGTCCGAAGGATTAAGGTTCAGCGCATTTGCGATATTTGGCGGTATTCTTCTGGCGATTGGGGTCTATTTCGGCTTTTTGACTGTTTTGATTCCAGGACAACGGGCGTACCTGGCCTTCGCAATTTGTTCTGCGACCGTCGGCATATTTGCGTTTATGACGAGCGCGCTCCCATTCCGGATGTTCGACAATTTAGAACTCGTGATGCGTGTGCACCTTATAAACGCGGTCATCGCATCAATCGCGTTTCTTTGCTTTCTCGCTTATCGGTTTTCGGTTATCCGATGGTGGCTGATCCGTGGCGCGGGTGCCATTGGGAGCCTGGCTATTCTTTTTGCCTTAGCTCGAGACTCTTTTGATTCCATTTACCGGGTGTACGAGTTGTGGTTCCCGTTCTTACTTCTGTCGTTCGCGATCGGGTACGTACAGTTTGCCACACATTGGCTTCGTTCCAGGCGGCCAGATATGTGGCGATACTTACTCGGGTACTCGGTCTTTATGCTTGCCTGTTTTCATGACATCGGCGTGACGACCATCGGGGCCGCAGGAACGCCCTATTTGATCCCGGCTGCTTTTTTTACGGTCGTGGTTGCGGCAGCCCTTACGCTTGCAAAGGAATATGCGGATGCGTTTCTTCACGTCGAGGAACAGGTTAAGGACCGAACGCGAGACCTGGCGTCTGCTCTGGATCAACTTCGGTCTCTTGAACGTATGAAAGAGCGGTTTTTTGCCAACGTTTCTCACGATTTCAAGACACCAATAGCGGTCGCCCTTGGAGCTATTGAAGAAGCCAAGAGCGCCGCGCTGGAACCGGCGGTTCGGAACTTAAAGAAGCTGCTTGGTATGGTGACGAAGATGCTCGACACCATCAAAGCGGAAGGTGGGGCGCTCAAATTAGATTGGGAAGATGTTCTCGTGGTGGATTTTATCGAACGAGTGGCCGATTCCTGTCGGATCCTCTGTAAGAGGCAGGGCATTGAGCTACGTATGAACATTTCGGGCCTGGCGGGCTTGCGCGTGCCTTTGGATTCAACGCAAATGGAACGAGTTGTCGAGAATCTCTTGTCCAACGCCGTTAAATTCACGGATCGACGCCAAGACCGTGAACGAATGCACAGTTTTATCCCATTGATTCAGCTTACTGTTCGCACGGATCCGAGCCGTTTGTATATCGAGGTGGCCGATTCGGGAATCGGCGTGCCCGCGGATGAGAGGGAAAAGATTTTCGACCGCTACTATCAATCCACGCGCACGTCCTTGAAGGAACATGGAGGCTCCGGAATCGGCCTTGCGTTTGCGAAGGAGATGGTTGAACTACACCATGGGAACATCTTGGTGGAGGATTCCGAATTCGGTGGATCTAAGTTTGTAATCGCCCTCCCGCTATCGCAGGATGTTGAACTTACTGGAGCGGTGCCCGTTGAGAAGAAAGCTCGTGCGGTTGCCACGAAGAGCACCCTCGATGTGCCTTACCCCCCTGAACAACCGGACAAAATAAACACACTTTTGCCGAGCATTGTCGTGGCCGAGGACAACCCCGACGTTGCCCAGATCATCGTGAATATGTTGAAGCATGAATACAATGTGTTTTTTGCATCCAACGGGAGGAGAGCATTGGAGCTTTTGAAGGCCCATGCAGTCGACTGCGTGTTGTCGGACATCGTCATGCCCGAAATGAAGGGGGACGAACTCGTTGCGGAAATCCGCAAAGACGAAAATCTCAAAAATCTGCCTGTTTTCGTCTTGAGTTCTCATGGGGATGAGGACACGGTTCTACGACTCATTGAAGCGGGAGCGAACGATTACTTCACGAAGCCGTGGAACCGAACGCTCCTTCTAAATCGCGTGAAAGGTTTTATCCGCTTTTATCGGCTCGTAGCCCAGGAGGGCAACGCACAGAGACTTCAAGAGCTTGGACAGATCGCGAGTGAAAACAATCATCAAATGAAAAATCGACTGGGGAACCTTATTGGTTATCAGGAATTGACCCAATTTGCCCTGGAAGCCGTGGAAGCGTTGAAAGCTGAGCAGCCTGAATTAGCAAACGACCTGAAAAGGAAAATCGAGTCATGCGCCGGGAGAGGAGACCGAGGGTACAGAGACACGAAAGCCTATGTGGATATCATCAATGGTCTTTCGCGAGGAGAAGAGAGCTACGATACCATCGACGTCGGAAAGACGGTCGCGGACATGCTCTTTCTTAAGAA
Coding sequences within it:
- a CDS encoding DUF4105 domain-containing protein; translation: MFGRCRPSAWLIFFLGSLLAPLFTGAVAAGDDSTAVYLSDLQARAREKKLADSRYWQLLLRYMPRLLGGVKSEADDPTFFLASDGKTDPRAELDATLTAFFFPEETNPERQHPQCRFRGRYGWLKKELDFDPARLREYPCPRFEEWRSNIDAHGLSLLFSSYYVNNPASMFGHTLVRFDRVEESDSPDLLAYATNYAGATGDDNGIFFAVKGLIGSYHGEFSVYPYYFKVQEYANFESRDIWEYKLNIPSERAGPVIEHLWEIGHSYFDYYFFDENCSYHLLGLIEVADPKLRLRDHWGVFVAPSDTVKRIQSQAGLVRSITYRPSLLSQLKQRRAGLNSSEDKKLRGLVHRELSLDDPELSSLAPERKALVADAAIDYLFYKNRTRRTPFQRKLLQERSHLPDNPPVESEPLSTPPHEGHDTKRVGASFGVNKDDTFEEFRFRGAFHDLLARDEGYPADSEIEALRLAFRYYNKERAFRVEDAALINIFSIYPSDLLIVKPSWNVSFGLETLRNDDCGRCNDAFLRGGAGLATDRHLMKREVYYIFANANFEASPWSEVDFRLGPQATAGILVDVFEWWKLHLRGSFDYSPLGAPDVDYSGSLDQRLAWTKNTEFRLEATKFKRGAEALLALHYYF
- a CDS encoding DUF3015 family protein codes for the protein MKKLALLTLAAVALTSTAFADELGMRKGGYGMGGCGLGSMVFEKNSKVSQVFAATTNGSFGTQTFGITSGTSNCTGGGTVKLDKQQEVFVSMNFETLTNEMSRGQGETLAAFSHLLGCQDSAQFGKFTQSKFDSVFSKAETPEELLGAVKGEVASNAELACHS
- a CDS encoding OmpA family protein produces the protein MRKEAMRHLPILLAALILFGAGNLRAQGVREGTFELGPYVGYSFPDQYGGAEPKNNLLYGLRFGYFVAPHVSFEPSYQMIFTDTKLAAPPQENVRFSSLRFNLLYNFLTEQRIQPFVTGGVGWEKTDAGALFDSNDLGVNAGAGVRFVITDYLAARLDGRFVYAEIDGLGDLRQYNYEGALGISFLFGGQPATDTDADGVKDKKDECPNTPAGATVDAKGCPSDADGDAVHDGIDKCPDTIKGATVDAAGCPADADKDGVFDGPDQCADTPEGTAVDEKGCPKDQDGDGVLNETDQCPDTPKDTKVDEKGCPADTDGDTVTDDKDLCPDTAKGTEIDEKGCPKVTKSRGVLKGINFKFGKAELTPESTKILDEVAAELTAWPKVRAEVQGHTDNTGPVDVNLRMSNARAKSVMDYLVSKGVDASRLEAKGYGMSKPIGNNKTKAGRAQNRRVELNWID
- a CDS encoding alpha/beta hydrolase, which codes for MIGTKSIFTFLMLALAGCTNVFYQPSREKYFTPSEKAGAEPEEVFFQSPDGPRLHGWFFSSKKSPSQGTVIQFHGNAENMTSHFLSTAWVIRYGYNLFTFDYRGYGQSEGAPYPAGVHLDALAALNEVKRRAVGPVIVYGQSLGGAIALRALEDWGGRTDVQAIVIESSFLSYRKIARQKLADYWLTWPFQWMSALLVSDSHSPKKKILELAPIPILVVHGTEDPIVPFKFGKAIFDAAGEPKCLWPIASTVHGHLMNTEQGRLRQPMVDFFERRSCPVSQSN
- a CDS encoding ferritin-like domain-containing protein: MEKNKVIELLNKILEHELAGVVRYTHYSFMVFGYARIPIVKWLRDQASESMQHAQQIGEQITALEEHPSLKIAPLLETHKHNIDDILKESLEHEKAQLKLYHSLLEYAADQHVSLEEFTRHMIREEQEHINEVEKMLRKPS
- a CDS encoding DUF2934 domain-containing protein, with the translated sequence METVKNIFSTGAASATERKTTTPGTRPRSSRQAGMSSVAPEERQRMIAEAAYFIAERRGFWGGDPNADWLEAESQIDRLYNSR